From a single Anaerolineales bacterium genomic region:
- the pyrE gene encoding orotate phosphoribosyltransferase, with translation MPPLAPHLATLADELLTAGCIKFGEFTLKSGLKSPIYIDLRQIITYPKLLEQIGRAYLPLLEKLTFDRIAGLPYAAIPIATAISLAGNYPMIYPRKEAKAYGTKADIEGEYHAGETAVIIDDLATTGGSKFEAIEKLTGVGLLVKDVVVLVDRQSGAKESLEQAGYSMHAVLTIGQLLDHWESTGMVERERINATREFLKR, from the coding sequence ATGCCTCCACTTGCGCCCCATCTTGCCACGCTTGCAGACGAACTTCTGACAGCCGGCTGCATCAAGTTCGGTGAATTCACCTTGAAATCAGGTCTCAAATCCCCCATTTACATTGACCTGCGTCAGATCATCACTTACCCAAAACTGCTGGAACAGATCGGACGGGCATATCTTCCGCTGCTCGAAAAACTGACGTTCGACCGCATTGCCGGGTTGCCCTACGCCGCCATTCCCATTGCCACGGCGATCAGCCTGGCGGGCAATTATCCGATGATCTATCCGCGCAAGGAGGCGAAAGCCTACGGCACCAAGGCGGATATCGAAGGCGAGTATCACGCCGGTGAGACCGCCGTCATCATCGATGATCTTGCCACCACGGGCGGCAGCAAATTCGAAGCCATCGAAAAATTGACCGGCGTCGGCTTGCTCGTGAAAGATGTGGTCGTGCTGGTGGACCGTCAATCCGGCGCGAAAGAATCGCTGGAGCAGGCGGGCTATTCCATGCATGCCGTGTTGACCATCGGTCAATTGCTGGATCATTGGGAGTCCACGGGGATGGTGGAGCGGGAAAGAATTAACGCAACACGGGAATTTTTGAAGAGATAA
- a CDS encoding nucleoside 2-deoxyribosyltransferase domain-containing protein: MTTIIKARGEFQKGFSVFLAGSVAGDDWRNDLVKRLGDTEIIFLDPRSDDYSNMDHTAKDPMFRAQVHWETDGLEQADVIVLYFNHDSEAPISLLEFGLFAGSGRMIVRCPDGYKHKGYVDILCNRYGVKQVNSLGEIADEIRSRYSKINEQD, from the coding sequence ATGACAACGATTATTAAGGCTCGAGGTGAATTTCAGAAAGGCTTCAGCGTCTTTCTTGCCGGCAGTGTGGCAGGGGATGACTGGCGGAATGATCTGGTGAAACGGCTGGGCGATACGGAGATCATCTTCCTCGACCCGCGCAGTGATGATTATTCGAACATGGACCATACCGCCAAGGATCCGATGTTCCGCGCACAAGTTCACTGGGAGACAGATGGTCTCGAACAAGCCGATGTCATTGTCCTGTATTTCAACCATGATTCGGAAGCGCCCATATCTCTGTTGGAATTTGGTCTGTTCGCTGGAAGCGGCAGGATGATCGTGCGCTGTCCCGACGGATACAAACACAAGGGATATGTGGACATACTTTGTAACCGGTACGGCGTCAAACAGGTCAATTCATTGGGTGAAATTGCAGACGAAATTCGTTCCAGATATTCAAAGATAAACGAACAGGATTAA
- the pyrF gene encoding orotidine-5'-phosphate decarboxylase gives METFFTFLEKRVDDSSSLLCVGLDPHVSDLPSPTAASARDFCLNLVKQTARYAAAFKPNAAFFEVFGAEGWTALKQVIEAIREESDQMGSRIPIVLDAKRGDIASTAEAYAQSAFESLGVDCITLNPYLGKDSIDPFIKDSEKGVFLLCKTSNAGSGDLQDVALADGSLLYERVAKLAQTWNEKNNVGLVVGATHNDAMQRVRAVAPELWFLAPGVGAQGGELETTLKYGLRRDGKGLLLPISRAISRADNPAKAAAELRDEILYFKHGLGK, from the coding sequence ATGGAAACCTTCTTTACCTTTCTGGAAAAGCGCGTTGACGACTCGTCCTCCCTGTTGTGTGTGGGACTTGACCCGCATGTCTCCGACCTGCCAAGCCCCACTGCCGCCTCCGCCCGTGACTTCTGCCTGAATCTCGTCAAGCAGACCGCCCGCTACGCTGCGGCATTCAAACCCAACGCGGCGTTCTTCGAGGTCTTCGGCGCGGAGGGCTGGACAGCGCTCAAGCAAGTCATCGAAGCCATCCGCGAAGAATCAGACCAGATGGGGTCGCGCATCCCCATCGTCCTGGATGCGAAGCGCGGGGACATTGCATCCACAGCGGAGGCGTACGCCCAATCCGCATTTGAATCGCTTGGCGTGGACTGCATCACCCTGAATCCATATCTTGGGAAAGACAGCATAGACCCGTTCATCAAAGATTCGGAAAAAGGCGTGTTCCTGCTGTGCAAGACGTCGAATGCCGGATCGGGCGATCTGCAGGATGTGGCGCTGGCGGATGGCAGCCTGCTCTATGAGCGGGTTGCGAAACTTGCGCAGACTTGGAATGAAAAGAATAATGTCGGGCTGGTTGTGGGCGCCACGCACAACGACGCCATGCAACGTGTCCGCGCAGTTGCGCCGGAGTTGTGGTTTCTTGCGCCTGGTGTTGGCGCGCAAGGCGGCGAATTGGAGACGACGCTGAAATACGGCTTGCGCAGGGACGGCAAAGGCTTGCTCCTCCCAATTTCCCGCGCCATCTCGCGCGCGGACAACCCAGCCAAAGCCGCGGCGGAACTGCGCGATGAAATTTTATATTTCAAGCATGGTCTCGGAAAATAA
- a CDS encoding ABC transporter ATP-binding protein yields MHGYGWFMAMRQGDDKPTVTRELLLRVLSYAREYWWHIAGMLVTILLGTGLSLLTPLVFRNMIDVVIPAKDVDRLILLGLALLFIPALNGGINVIQRRLNSAVGEGVIYDLRSSLFSRLQRMSLRFFTNTKTGELMSRLNNDVVGAQNAISNTIVNIVTNFIQAVALLAVMLTLEWRLTIVSVLILPLFIIVAQRLGFVLRDIARKAMEMNAQMNAHMNETLNIGGALLVKLFGRTKEEENRFRERAAGVRDIGIRRAVVGSSFFVIFGLVSAVGTALVYGLGGYFVITDVFTVGTIVAFGSYLGQLYGALQGLAGAPVEFSTSMVSFERVFEVIDLPQDITEKENAVELRDVKGELEFDNVTFNYKVDESILLKEVKRYGRHEDVGAVLSLADKADKSNGKKKDEEPASTSGEPDATSQARDIALESISFKAAAGSLVALVGPSGAGKTTVTYLIPRLYDPTDGIIRIDGHDLRDVTLESLSHAIGMVTQENYLFHDTIRTNLTYAKMDATQVEIENAARAANIHNFIMDLPEGYDTIVGERGYRLSGGEKQRIALARVILKDPRILVLDEATSSLDSESEALIQEALKRVMAGRTSIVIAHRLSTILAADMILVMDRGRIVERGTHEELLALNGLYAQLYETQFKRERV; encoded by the coding sequence ATGCACGGATACGGCTGGTTTATGGCAATGCGGCAGGGCGACGACAAGCCCACCGTGACAAGAGAACTTTTACTGCGCGTGCTTTCCTACGCGCGCGAATATTGGTGGCACATCGCGGGCATGCTCGTCACCATTCTGCTCGGCACGGGGTTGTCCCTGCTGACGCCGCTCGTCTTCCGCAACATGATCGACGTGGTCATTCCCGCCAAGGATGTGGACCGTCTCATCCTGCTCGGTTTGGCGCTGTTGTTCATCCCCGCGCTCAACGGCGGCATCAACGTCATTCAGCGGCGGCTCAATTCCGCCGTTGGTGAAGGAGTCATCTACGACCTGCGCTCGTCGCTTTTCTCACGCCTGCAGCGCATGTCCCTGCGCTTCTTCACCAACACCAAAACCGGCGAGTTGATGTCCCGTCTCAACAACGACGTGGTCGGCGCACAGAACGCCATCAGCAATACCATCGTCAACATCGTCACCAATTTCATACAGGCAGTCGCCCTGCTGGCGGTCATGCTCACGCTCGAGTGGCGTCTGACGATTGTCAGCGTGCTCATCCTGCCGCTGTTCATCATCGTCGCTCAGCGGCTCGGCTTTGTCCTGCGCGATATCGCCCGCAAAGCCATGGAGATGAACGCGCAGATGAACGCGCACATGAACGAAACGCTCAACATTGGCGGCGCACTGCTGGTCAAGCTGTTTGGGCGCACCAAAGAGGAAGAGAATCGCTTCCGTGAACGCGCCGCAGGCGTGCGCGATATCGGCATCCGCCGCGCGGTGGTTGGTTCATCTTTTTTTGTGATCTTCGGTCTCGTCAGCGCGGTCGGCACGGCGCTGGTGTATGGTCTCGGCGGCTACTTCGTCATCACTGATGTCTTCACCGTCGGCACCATCGTTGCATTCGGCTCGTATCTCGGTCAACTCTACGGCGCGTTGCAGGGGCTGGCGGGAGCACCCGTCGAGTTTTCGACCAGCATGGTTTCATTCGAGCGCGTGTTCGAGGTCATTGATCTCCCGCAGGACATTACCGAAAAAGAGAACGCTGTCGAACTGCGTGATGTGAAGGGTGAACTCGAATTCGATAACGTCACATTCAATTACAAAGTGGACGAATCGATCCTACTCAAGGAAGTCAAACGTTACGGGCGGCACGAAGACGTCGGCGCGGTCTTGTCGCTGGCGGATAAGGCTGATAAAAGCAACGGGAAGAAAAAGGATGAAGAACCCGCATCAACCTCAGGGGAGCCTGATGCGACCTCTCAGGCACGGGATATCGCTTTGGAGAGTATCTCCTTTAAAGCCGCCGCTGGGAGTCTGGTCGCGCTGGTCGGACCTTCGGGCGCGGGCAAAACCACCGTGACATATCTCATCCCAAGGTTGTACGACCCGACCGATGGAATCATCCGCATTGACGGACATGACCTAAGGGATGTCACGCTTGAATCCCTTTCACATGCCATCGGCATGGTGACGCAGGAGAATTATCTTTTCCACGACACCATCCGCACCAACCTGACGTATGCGAAAATGGATGCGACCCAGGTGGAGATCGAGAATGCGGCGCGCGCCGCGAACATCCACAACTTCATTATGGATCTGCCCGAAGGTTACGACACCATCGTGGGCGAACGCGGATATAGACTCAGCGGCGGCGAAAAGCAACGCATTGCGCTGGCGCGCGTCATCCTCAAAGACCCTCGTATTCTCGTGCTCGATGAAGCGACCAGTTCGCTCGACAGCGAATCCGAAGCGTTGATCCAGGAAGCGTTAAAGCGCGTCATGGCGGGACGCACGAGCATCGTGATCGCGCATCGCCTGTCCACCATCCTCGCGGCGGATATGATTTTAGTGATGGATCGGGGCAGGATCGTCGAACGCGGCACGCATGAAGAGTTGCTCGCGCTCAATGGCTTGTATGCCCAGTTGTACGAGACGCAGTTCAAGCGGGAGAGGGTGTAA
- a CDS encoding aminoglycoside phosphotransferase family protein — MNLPPEFIRTIHTTFGADGREMLSRLPALIELASNHWGLFDVQPVPNLSYNFVAFAKRGRDDVVLKIGVPRDELSSETAALTLFNGDGACRLLESDGEHGTSLLERLHPGTMLSELEDDDERTHIAIDVMQKLWRSIESGGSPLAREQVPAFRTFIKLSDWFDGLKKLRPRFNGGTGPFPKEILERVEALLPELFADTDIRLMHGDFHHYNVLSSERGWLAIDPKGVIGPVGYEIGPLMLNPWMKPMDRSRFEVQTKRRVDIIHERLGWARERILQWSLAHAVLSAWWDVEDGMDWEYPLQCAKVFFEIMNTRPVLKTE, encoded by the coding sequence TTGAACCTGCCCCCTGAATTCATCAGGACGATTCATACCACCTTCGGCGCTGACGGACGCGAGATGCTGTCCCGCCTCCCCGCCTTGATCGAACTTGCTTCCAACCATTGGGGCTTGTTCGACGTTCAGCCTGTCCCCAACCTGTCCTATAACTTCGTCGCCTTTGCAAAGCGCGGGCGTGACGATGTCGTCTTGAAGATCGGCGTGCCGCGTGATGAACTGTCGAGTGAAACCGCGGCATTGACGCTGTTCAACGGAGATGGCGCCTGCCGTCTCTTGGAAAGCGACGGGGAACACGGGACGTCCCTGCTCGAACGGCTTCACCCCGGAACAATGCTCTCCGAGTTGGAAGACGACGATGAGCGCACTCACATTGCAATCGATGTGATGCAAAAGCTATGGCGGTCCATCGAGTCCGGCGGCTCGCCGCTGGCGCGGGAGCAAGTTCCCGCGTTCCGTACTTTCATAAAACTATCCGATTGGTTCGACGGGCTGAAGAAGTTGCGTCCGCGTTTCAACGGCGGAACGGGTCCCTTCCCAAAAGAGATACTGGAACGCGTCGAGGCGCTTTTACCCGAACTGTTCGCGGATACTGACATCCGCTTGATGCACGGTGATTTCCATCATTACAACGTGCTCTCATCTGAACGCGGCTGGCTGGCAATCGACCCGAAGGGCGTCATCGGACCGGTCGGCTACGAGATCGGTCCGCTCATGCTCAACCCGTGGATGAAGCCGATGGATAGAAGCAGGTTTGAAGTCCAGACCAAGAGGCGGGTGGACATCATCCATGAACGCTTGGGCTGGGCGCGCGAGCGCATCCTGCAATGGTCGTTGGCGCACGCCGTCCTCTCCGCCTGGTGGGATGTCGAAGACGGCATGGACTGGGAATATCCGTTGCAGTGCGCGAAGGTGTTTTTCGAGATCATGAATACCCGCCCTGTTCTCAAAACAGAATAA
- a CDS encoding glycoside hydrolase family 1 protein yields MPQGTYHFPKGFLWGTATASHQVEGGNTNNNWHAWEQAGHTVHKSGLAADWWGGRWREDFDRAAETGQNAHRLSLEWSRIQPAPDTWDEEAIDKYRLMLRGLRERNMTALVTLHHFTDPLWLAERGGWETADVVPLFEKYVRKVVNALKEYTSLWCTINEPNIYALSGYVVGAFPPGKKDLKLSMRVLGNMVKAHAVAYRAIHELQPEARVGYALHYRPMVPRLPWSPLDRLMRNIRYSGINMGFPSAISTGVMRSPVGNQSIPEAKGTQDYLGLNYYSVDTVWFDLTRPGELFSNSGYPKGADMSDTDFLANIPEGIFDSIKWITRTYPDLPILITENGVEDYDDHMRPRYLAQHLHQVWRAVNFNWRVKGYFHWSLVDNFEWERGWTQRFGLWGLDLDTQKRIRRPSVDLYAEICKENGLSSEMVQKYCPEVFEKIFPS; encoded by the coding sequence ATGCCACAAGGCACCTACCACTTCCCAAAAGGATTTCTATGGGGCACCGCCACCGCCTCGCACCAGGTCGAAGGCGGCAACACCAACAACAACTGGCACGCCTGGGAGCAAGCCGGGCACACCGTCCACAAGTCGGGGCTTGCCGCCGATTGGTGGGGCGGACGCTGGCGCGAAGACTTCGACCGCGCCGCTGAAACCGGACAGAACGCCCACCGCCTCTCGCTCGAATGGAGCCGCATCCAGCCCGCGCCCGATACATGGGATGAAGAAGCCATCGACAAGTACCGCCTCATGCTGCGCGGACTGCGGGAACGCAACATGACGGCTTTGGTCACGCTGCATCATTTCACCGACCCGCTCTGGCTTGCCGAGCGCGGCGGCTGGGAGACAGCGGATGTCGTGCCCCTGTTCGAGAAGTACGTCCGCAAGGTGGTGAATGCCCTCAAGGAATACACCAGCCTGTGGTGCACCATAAACGAACCGAACATCTACGCCCTCAGCGGCTACGTCGTAGGAGCCTTTCCCCCCGGCAAAAAGGACCTCAAACTTTCCATGCGCGTGCTGGGCAACATGGTCAAGGCGCATGCCGTCGCCTATCGCGCCATCCACGAGTTACAGCCCGAAGCGCGGGTCGGCTACGCCCTGCACTACCGCCCGATGGTTCCGCGCCTCCCCTGGTCTCCCCTCGATAGGCTCATGCGGAACATCCGCTACAGCGGCATCAACATGGGCTTTCCCTCCGCCATCTCCACCGGCGTCATGCGCTCGCCCGTCGGCAATCAGAGCATCCCCGAGGCAAAGGGTACGCAGGACTATCTCGGCTTGAACTATTACTCGGTCGATACCGTCTGGTTCGACCTCACCAGACCCGGCGAGTTGTTCTCCAACAGCGGCTATCCCAAAGGCGCCGACATGAGCGATACGGACTTCCTCGCCAACATCCCCGAAGGCATCTTCGACTCCATCAAGTGGATCACGCGTACCTACCCCGACCTGCCCATCCTCATCACCGAGAACGGCGTGGAAGACTACGACGACCACATGCGTCCGCGCTATTTGGCTCAGCATCTCCATCAGGTCTGGCGCGCGGTCAACTTCAACTGGCGCGTCAAAGGCTACTTCCACTGGTCGCTGGTCGATAACTTCGAGTGGGAGCGCGGCTGGACCCAGCGCTTCGGTCTCTGGGGGCTCGACCTCGACACCCAGAAGCGCATCCGCCGCCCCAGCGTGGACCTGTACGCCGAGATCTGCAAGGAGAACGGTCTCTCCTCCGAGATGGTACAGAAGTATTGCCCCGAAGTCTTCGAGAAGATATTTCCCTCATAG
- the rlmB gene encoding 23S rRNA (guanosine(2251)-2'-O)-methyltransferase RlmB produces the protein MKEYIYSRNAVHEALLANRRQVFSIDIAEGAQEKGRLAEIVKLAAQRKIKVNRVPRGRLDKVHQNHQGIIAEVSGYPYSDLVDILDSIKDEPPFILLLDSLQDPQNFGTLIRTAEAVGVHGIVIPLARTVEVTPAVVNASSGASEHMRIARSNLAQAMDTLRDSDLWLVGLDQAGAQVEAGSRHLKGALGLVVGSEGEGLHELTRKKCDIILQLPMRGKVESLNAAVAGSVALYLAYLNRTGG, from the coding sequence ATGAAAGAATACATCTACTCCCGCAACGCCGTCCACGAAGCGCTGCTTGCCAACCGCAGACAGGTATTCTCCATCGACATCGCCGAAGGAGCGCAGGAAAAAGGCAGACTCGCCGAGATCGTCAAACTCGCCGCACAACGCAAGATCAAAGTCAACCGTGTCCCGCGCGGGCGGCTGGACAAGGTTCATCAGAACCATCAAGGCATCATTGCCGAAGTCAGTGGCTACCCGTACTCCGATCTCGTTGACATTCTCGACAGCATCAAGGATGAGCCGCCCTTCATCCTCCTGCTCGACTCCCTGCAAGACCCGCAGAACTTTGGCACCCTCATCCGCACCGCTGAAGCGGTCGGTGTGCATGGCATCGTCATTCCGCTCGCCCGCACGGTGGAAGTCACCCCTGCCGTCGTCAACGCCTCATCGGGAGCCAGCGAACACATGCGCATCGCCCGTTCCAATCTCGCACAGGCGATGGACACGCTTCGGGACTCCGACCTCTGGCTGGTCGGTCTGGATCAGGCTGGGGCGCAGGTCGAAGCGGGTTCGCGTCACCTCAAAGGCGCACTGGGCTTGGTCGTCGGCTCGGAGGGCGAAGGTCTGCACGAACTCACCCGCAAGAAATGCGACATCATCCTGCAACTCCCCATGCGCGGAAAGGTCGAATCCCTCAACGCCGCCGTCGCCGGTTCCGTCGCGCTCTATCTTGCTTATTTGAATCGTACCGGTGGTTGA
- a CDS encoding NUDIX domain-containing protein encodes MSVPEFGTKQVGIDYIARPGVYAVIENNDRQIAVIETSNSYFLPGGGIDTGESVVDALKREVMEEIGYQSSILAEIGEAVEYIDAESEGKHYQIRSRFYKVQLGSKAGDRIEKDHQLVWLLLVDAIKLLKRQGQVWAVQSMVKD; translated from the coding sequence GTGTCCGTTCCTGAATTTGGAACTAAGCAAGTTGGTATAGATTATATTGCTCGACCCGGCGTGTATGCTGTCATCGAAAACAATGATAGACAGATTGCTGTGATTGAGACGAGTAATAGTTATTTTCTGCCAGGTGGTGGAATTGATACTGGCGAGTCAGTTGTTGATGCCTTGAAACGCGAAGTCATGGAAGAAATTGGCTATCAATCCTCCATACTAGCAGAAATAGGTGAGGCTGTCGAATATATCGATGCTGAAAGCGAAGGAAAACATTATCAAATCCGCAGCAGATTTTACAAAGTACAACTTGGCTCTAAAGCTGGAGACAGAATCGAAAAGGATCATCAACTTGTTTGGCTATTGCTAGTAGATGCTATTAAACTTCTGAAACGACAGGGTCAGGTATGGGCAGTCCAGAGTATGGTAAAAGACTGA
- a CDS encoding DUF1801 domain-containing protein, with translation MSIQKQIKEYISSQPEPKRSDMQELHRVILEIMPACKLWFLDGKNSENKIVSNPNIGYGLRTIKYADGKTREFYQVGLSANKTGISVYILGIKDKKYLAQTYGKKLGKASVSGYCIKFKALKDINLDVLEAAIRYGVQNEIEHD, from the coding sequence ATGAGCATACAAAAACAAATCAAAGAGTATATTTCCAGCCAACCTGAACCAAAACGCAGCGATATGCAAGAGTTGCACCGCGTCATTCTGGAAATAATGCCAGCATGTAAATTATGGTTCTTGGATGGTAAAAACAGCGAAAATAAAATTGTCTCCAACCCTAATATCGGATATGGGCTTCGTACCATTAAATATGCCGATGGGAAAACCAGAGAGTTTTATCAAGTTGGCTTGAGCGCAAACAAAACCGGTATCTCCGTCTACATACTTGGGATCAAGGATAAGAAATATTTAGCCCAGACATATGGAAAAAAACTTGGCAAGGCGAGCGTGAGCGGATATTGCATTAAGTTCAAGGCGCTGAAAGATATAAACCTTGACGTCCTTGAAGCGGCGATACGATATGGGGTTCAGAATGAAATAGAACATGATTAA
- a CDS encoding DUF1697 domain-containing protein: MADRYIAFLRGINVGGHRVKMEQLRTVFTELGLTNVRSYINSGNLFFDTNEKDRQGLTERIERHLHGTLGYEVPVFLRTVAELKAILAQNPFKEIKQTEEQRYCVIFTAVPLNKGLLLPIHSTTNDMDLIAVNKYEAFVVWHLVNGRPPSGTFPANTLPARSTSRFFHTLEKILRAAQE; encoded by the coding sequence ATGGCAGATCGGTATATAGCATTCCTGCGCGGCATTAACGTTGGCGGCCATCGGGTCAAAATGGAACAATTACGTACCGTGTTCACAGAACTTGGACTAACTAACGTGCGCTCTTACATCAATAGTGGAAATCTATTCTTCGATACGAACGAGAAGGATCGTCAAGGATTGACCGAACGCATTGAGCGGCATTTGCATGGCACGCTGGGTTATGAAGTCCCCGTGTTTCTGAGAACAGTAGCCGAACTCAAAGCCATTTTGGCGCAAAATCCTTTCAAAGAAATCAAACAAACGGAAGAGCAACGATATTGCGTTATATTCACCGCTGTCCCCCTAAACAAGGGGCTGCTTTTACCGATCCATTCCACTACGAATGACATGGATCTCATAGCTGTCAACAAGTATGAGGCATTTGTAGTATGGCACCTTGTCAACGGAAGACCGCCTTCTGGCACGTTTCCCGCGAATACCCTTCCAGCAAGGAGTACTTCAAGGTTTTTCCATACTCTGGAAAAGATACTCCGCGCTGCCCAGGAATAA
- a CDS encoding carboxyl transferase domain-containing protein, translated as METLSSALDPNSPEFKANAEHHRALAQELKKQLAIVREGGGEKYRKRHEEQGKLFVRERIERLLDPGAPFLELSTLAAHDLYDGGAPGAGIVTGIGRVAKREVLIVANDATVKGGSYFPMTVKKHLRAQQIAEENHLPCLYLVDSGGANLPFQDEVFPDAHHFGRIFYNQARMSAKRIPQIAAVMGSCTAGGAYVPAMSDEAVIVKGAGTIFLGGPPLVKAATGEDVTAEELGGADVHTRKSGVADHFAEDDDHAIEILRSIVETLPRGHVHSHLSALEVAPPEEPLYHADELYGVLPRTFKESFDVREIIARIVDGSKFREFKARYGTTLICGFARIHGYPVGIIANNGVLFSESALKGTHFIELCDQRGIPLIFLQNITGFMVGKEYETGGIAKDGAKMVHAVATTRVPKLTLVIGGSFGAGNYAMAGRAYGSRFLWMWPNARISVMGGEQAANVLLTIKQDQLVREGKPPLTVEEAEEFKRPLLEKYEREGSPYHSSARLWDDGVIDPVDTRQVLGLALSVVLNAPKEDGGFGVFRM; from the coding sequence ATGGAAACCCTGTCCTCCGCCCTCGACCCCAACTCACCCGAATTCAAAGCCAACGCCGAGCATCACCGCGCCCTGGCACAGGAACTGAAGAAACAGCTAGCCATTGTCCGCGAGGGAGGCGGCGAGAAGTACCGCAAGCGGCATGAAGAGCAGGGCAAGTTGTTCGTGCGCGAACGCATCGAACGCCTGCTCGACCCCGGCGCGCCGTTCCTTGAACTGTCCACGCTGGCGGCGCACGATCTCTATGACGGCGGGGCACCCGGCGCGGGGATTGTGACAGGCATCGGGCGCGTCGCGAAGCGCGAAGTGTTGATCGTCGCCAACGATGCCACGGTCAAGGGCGGCTCGTACTTCCCGATGACGGTCAAGAAACACCTGCGCGCCCAGCAGATCGCCGAGGAGAACCACCTGCCCTGCCTGTATCTGGTCGACTCGGGCGGCGCGAACCTGCCCTTTCAAGATGAGGTCTTCCCCGATGCGCATCACTTCGGGCGCATTTTTTACAATCAGGCGCGCATGTCTGCCAAGCGCATTCCGCAGATCGCCGCGGTGATGGGCAGTTGCACAGCGGGCGGCGCGTACGTGCCTGCCATGAGCGACGAAGCGGTCATCGTCAAAGGCGCGGGCACGATCTTCCTCGGCGGACCTCCGCTGGTGAAAGCCGCCACGGGCGAGGATGTCACTGCCGAGGAGTTGGGCGGCGCGGATGTCCACACGCGCAAGTCGGGCGTGGCGGATCACTTCGCCGAGGATGACGACCATGCCATCGAAATCCTTCGCTCGATTGTTGAAACTCTCCCCCGTGGACATGTCCATTCGCATCTTTCCGCGCTCGAAGTTGCCCCGCCCGAAGAACCCTTGTACCACGCTGACGAATTGTACGGCGTCCTGCCGCGCACCTTCAAAGAGTCCTTCGACGTGCGCGAGATCATCGCCCGCATCGTGGACGGCAGCAAGTTTCGCGAGTTCAAGGCGCGCTACGGCACGACTCTCATCTGCGGGTTCGCGCGCATCCACGGCTACCCGGTCGGCATCATCGCCAACAACGGCGTCTTATTTAGTGAGTCCGCGCTGAAGGGTACGCATTTCATTGAGTTATGCGACCAGCGCGGCATTCCGCTCATCTTTTTGCAGAATATCACCGGCTTCATGGTCGGCAAGGAATACGAAACGGGCGGCATCGCCAAGGACGGTGCGAAGATGGTCCATGCGGTGGCGACGACCCGCGTCCCCAAGTTGACGCTGGTCATCGGCGGCTCGTTCGGCGCGGGCAACTACGCCATGGCGGGTCGCGCCTACGGGTCGCGCTTCTTGTGGATGTGGCCCAACGCGCGCATCTCGGTCATGGGCGGGGAGCAAGCCGCGAACGTGCTCTTAACCATCAAGCAGGATCAACTCGTCCGCGAGGGCAAACCTCCGCTCACTGTGGAAGAGGCGGAGGAGTTCAAACGTCCGCTGTTGGAGAAGTACGAACGCGAAGGCAGTCCCTACCATTCCTCCGCGCGGTTGTGGGATGATGGGGTGATCGACCCTGTGGATACGAGGCAGGTACTGGGGCTGGCTTTGTCCGTGGTGCTGAATGCGCCGAAAGAAGATGGCGGCTTCGGCGTGTTCAGAATGTAG
- a CDS encoding DUF1579 domain-containing protein, with protein MSHKTSSPHHFLSQLAGHWQGTSKLWLEPDKLANEAPVVGTIQLVLDGRFALFLYQSTIEDEAQHGMITFGYNTLLDRYEASWVDSFHNNTAIMFCTGDAKGNGFFVLGSYPDPSGGPDWGWRTEVELINNDRLIITAYNITPEGMEGKATELSLTRIRQEHE; from the coding sequence ATGTCTCACAAAACCTCCTCCCCCCACCACTTCCTCTCCCAACTCGCCGGTCACTGGCAGGGGACTTCCAAATTGTGGCTGGAACCAGATAAACTTGCCAACGAAGCGCCTGTGGTCGGGACGATCCAACTCGTCCTCGATGGTCGCTTTGCGTTGTTCCTGTATCAATCCACCATCGAAGATGAAGCGCAGCACGGCATGATCACTTTCGGTTACAACACCCTGCTCGACCGCTACGAAGCCAGCTGGGTGGACTCGTTCCACAACAACACCGCCATCATGTTCTGCACGGGCGACGCGAAGGGGAACGGCTTCTTCGTGCTTGGCAGTTATCCCGATCCCTCCGGTGGACCGGACTGGGGCTGGCGCACGGAAGTGGAACTCATTAATAATGATCGTCTTATCATTACGGCGTACAATATCACTCCGGAAGGCATGGAAGGCAAGGCAACTGAATTGAGTCTCACCCGCATCCGACAGGAGCATGAATAA